From a region of the Besnoitia besnoiti strain Bb-Ger1 chromosome I, whole genome shotgun sequence genome:
- a CDS encoding hypothetical protein (encoded by transcript BESB_006030), translating into MDVDVPQTVKDYRRICHPEVGRTTCSVAGPPNVSSGFSFGAATRHDFASAENCLKGFYSVAEQLPDVDLGKPVALRTLARGIRSEDDPADAVSGHTAAFQRFLSNPARRAQEDRRLGVPSCRTDIAAPKKRRIDDRVNYNDEPSVGQLLAPGPFEELGVLDEAFLIRRTRDDLLSLVQKSVSATYADKRVLEQAVDTALKRTAEEQSTSAMNEKEASASLMDVLDVFVEILGEQVARETCS; encoded by the coding sequence ATGGACGTGGATGTGCCCCAAACGGTAAAAGACTATCGCCGAATTTGCCACCCAGAAGTTGGCAGGACAACTTGCTCTGTAGCCGGGCCGCCGAACGTTTCTTCGGGCTTCAGCTTCGGAGCAGCAACGCGTCACGATTTCGCAAGCGCTGAAAACTGCTTGAAGGGGTTTTACTCTGTAGCCGAGCAGCTGCCCGACGTCGATCTAGGCAAACCGGTTGCCCTCCGGACGCTGGCACGCGGCATCCGTTCAGAAGACGATCCAGCCGATGCCGTATCAGGTCACACCGCGGCATTTCAGCGTTTCCTCTCAAATccagcgcgccgagcgcaAGAAGACCGGAGACTTGGCGTCCCCAGTTGCCGCACAGACATtgcggcgccgaagaaaagACGCATCGATGATCGTGTCAACTACAACGATGAACCCTCCGTTGGACAGCTCCTAGCCCCGGGACCCTTTGAGGAGCTGGGGGTGCTGGATGAAGCCTTTCTCATTCGCAGAACTCGCGATGACCTTCTCAGTCTTGTTCAAAAGTCTGTCAGTGCTACATATGCCGACAAGCGGGTTCTAGAACAGGCTGTCGATACTGCTTTGAAACGAACGGCGGAGGAGCAATCCACTTCAGCGATGAATGAGAAGGAagcctctgcttctctcaTGGACGTGCTTGATGTTTTTGTGGAAATACTCGGTGAGCAAGTCGCGCGGGAAACGTGCAGCTGA